The Rhodothermales bacterium genome includes a region encoding these proteins:
- the gcvH gene encoding glycine cleavage system protein GcvH: MDFPKDLRYTKEHEWVRMEEGGQTAVIGITNFAQSELGDIVYVELEAEGSYIEKDAVFGTVEAVKTVSELYMPLSGRIVAINEELDQNPELVNASPYDKGWMIRIEVQDKASFEALLTAGDYAALIG; encoded by the coding sequence ATGGATTTTCCGAAGGATTTACGCTACACGAAGGAGCATGAATGGGTTCGGATGGAGGAGGGCGGCCAGACGGCCGTCATCGGCATCACGAACTTCGCCCAGAGCGAACTCGGCGACATCGTCTATGTCGAACTCGAAGCCGAAGGCTCCTACATCGAAAAAGACGCGGTATTCGGCACCGTCGAGGCCGTCAAGACCGTCTCCGAGCTGTACATGCCGCTGTCCGGACGGATCGTGGCGATCAACGAAGAACTCGATCAAAACCCCGAACTGGTCAACGCAAGCCCCTACGACAAAGGCTGGATGATCCGGATCGAGGTGCAGGACAAGGCCTCGTTCGAGGCGTTGCTGACCGCCGGCGACTACGCCGCTCTGATTGGTTGA
- the guaA gene encoding glutamine-hydrolyzing GMP synthase, whose product MHQRIIILDFGSQFTQLIARRVREAGVYSEIYPCTIPAADVIAMKPHGLILSGSHWSVYDDGAPSLSPQLLDLKRDDGTPVPVLGICYGLQTMAYVSGGAVEQAERREFGRAAIDVLDDQDLLFGVPSGSTVWMSHGDHLTRLPDGYELIAKTSNSIAAVRAAGEAKYGVQFHPEVAHTEYGRQVLHNFVHGICGCTGDWSTRSFIDEKTEEIRKQVGDDHVILGLSGGVDSSVAAALLHHALGDQLTCIFVNNGLLRKGEWEQVQHTFRDHFHVRLEAVDATDLFLDRLAGVADPEKKRRIIGNTFIEVFEEATDRITQSLGRRPAFLAQGTLYPDVIESVSFKGPSATIKTHHNVGGLPEKLNFKILEPFRELFKDEVREIGRLLHLPEDMIRRHPFPGPGLAVRTLGPVTASDLAVLREADAIFIEELHRHNLYDSVWQAFAVLLPVQSVGVMGDGRTYENVCALRAVTSVDGMTADWAQLPYAFLAHVSNRIVNEIRGINRTVYDISSKPPATIEWE is encoded by the coding sequence ATGCACCAGCGCATCATCATTCTGGATTTCGGCTCCCAGTTCACCCAGTTGATCGCACGGCGCGTCCGGGAGGCCGGTGTCTATTCGGAGATCTATCCGTGCACCATCCCTGCGGCCGACGTCATCGCGATGAAGCCGCACGGCCTCATCCTGTCCGGCAGCCACTGGTCGGTCTACGACGACGGCGCGCCTTCCCTGTCGCCGCAGTTGCTGGACCTCAAGCGGGATGACGGGACGCCGGTGCCCGTGCTCGGGATCTGCTACGGGCTGCAAACCATGGCCTACGTCTCGGGGGGCGCCGTCGAACAGGCCGAGCGGCGCGAGTTCGGCCGCGCGGCCATCGACGTGCTGGACGACCAGGATCTGCTGTTCGGGGTACCGAGCGGGTCCACCGTGTGGATGAGCCACGGCGACCACCTGACGCGCCTGCCCGACGGCTACGAGCTGATCGCCAAAACGAGCAACTCGATCGCGGCGGTACGCGCCGCCGGCGAAGCGAAGTACGGGGTGCAGTTTCATCCCGAGGTCGCGCATACGGAATACGGCCGGCAGGTGCTCCACAATTTCGTCCACGGGATCTGCGGCTGCACCGGAGACTGGTCCACGCGCTCCTTCATCGACGAGAAGACGGAGGAGATCCGCAAGCAGGTCGGCGACGACCACGTCATCCTCGGGCTATCGGGCGGGGTCGACTCGTCCGTCGCCGCCGCGCTGTTGCATCATGCGCTCGGCGACCAGCTCACCTGCATCTTCGTGAACAACGGCCTGCTGCGGAAGGGCGAATGGGAGCAGGTGCAGCATACGTTTCGCGACCACTTCCACGTCCGACTCGAAGCCGTCGACGCGACCGACCTCTTTCTGGATCGTCTGGCCGGTGTCGCGGACCCCGAAAAGAAGCGGCGGATCATCGGCAATACGTTTATCGAAGTTTTTGAAGAGGCGACCGACCGCATCACGCAAAGCCTTGGCCGCCGGCCGGCTTTCCTGGCGCAGGGGACGCTCTACCCGGATGTCATCGAGAGCGTCTCGTTCAAGGGCCCGTCGGCGACGATCAAGACGCACCACAACGTGGGCGGTCTGCCCGAAAAACTCAACTTCAAGATCCTGGAGCCCTTCCGCGAGTTATTCAAGGACGAGGTACGGGAGATCGGGCGTCTGCTCCATCTGCCGGAAGACATGATCCGCCGGCACCCCTTCCCCGGGCCGGGCCTGGCCGTGCGGACCCTGGGGCCGGTCACCGCCTCCGACCTCGCCGTGCTCCGCGAGGCCGACGCTATTTTTATCGAGGAGTTGCACCGGCACAACCTGTACGATAGCGTCTGGCAGGCGTTTGCAGTACTTTTACCGGTCCAGTCCGTGGGCGTGATGGGCGACGGGCGAACCTATGAAAACGTATGCGCCCTGCGCGCCGTGACCAGCGTCGACGGCATGACCGCCGACTGGGCCCAGCTGCCCTACGCGTTCCTCGCCCACGTATCGAACCGGATCGTGAACGAGATCCGGGGCATCAACCGTACCGTATACGACATCAGCTCCAAACCCCCCGCCACCATCGAGTGGGAATGA
- a CDS encoding ABC transporter substrate-binding protein — MRKFLLIGLLLALGAAPARAQAPTNPIPIEESAESVFQTALQAYQDREYDVAARLFGVVANTYGFHRKTTAALVMRAKALYHRGDYELAVGELNSFLSRYPRSRYVMEARNTLSLSEQGLDQTANRVEIVRLGIALPLSEEAAALTQEMFNGIRIAVEEYNAASVVQADGTRRPLVQMVFADTGNDAIKARNAIEQLATVERVDAIIGPLFSAEAEAAARVAEDRRVVLLAPLATSETVSQQRRFVFQANPTFSMRGRLMGRFAVRGLQLRRLGLITDGESPEDRLQAANFANEVLDLGAELVYETYLDDSRSWFRLSETMNRDSIRQAEAVFLPITGSNAPTLIGGALSSLDRIGAITRVLGTVSWHNLPMGSQASHYNVTYTNDFYVDETSPANLTFVQRFEDLARQAPSRMAYTGYDVSTFILQRFEQRRYDARPLVDLIHSAPPFEGVGIRLDFQEGNVNQAMFYHRYVDGTPTLMR; from the coding sequence ATGCGGAAATTCCTCCTCATCGGACTGCTGCTCGCGCTGGGCGCTGCGCCGGCGCGCGCGCAGGCCCCGACCAACCCGATACCGATCGAAGAATCGGCCGAATCCGTCTTCCAGACCGCCCTGCAGGCCTACCAGGACCGGGAGTACGATGTCGCCGCGCGCCTGTTCGGGGTGGTCGCCAACACCTACGGCTTTCATCGCAAGACGACTGCGGCGCTGGTCATGCGCGCCAAGGCCCTGTATCACCGGGGCGACTACGAGCTGGCGGTCGGGGAGTTGAACAGTTTCCTGTCGCGTTACCCCCGCAGCCGGTATGTGATGGAAGCGCGCAACACCCTGTCGCTTTCCGAGCAGGGGCTCGATCAAACCGCGAACCGGGTCGAGATCGTCCGGCTCGGCATCGCCTTGCCGCTCAGCGAGGAGGCGGCGGCGCTGACGCAGGAGATGTTCAACGGCATCCGGATCGCCGTCGAGGAATACAACGCGGCCTCGGTGGTGCAGGCCGACGGGACGCGCCGGCCGCTGGTGCAGATGGTGTTCGCGGATACCGGCAACGACGCGATCAAGGCGCGCAACGCGATCGAGCAGCTCGCCACCGTGGAACGCGTCGACGCCATCATCGGGCCGCTCTTCAGCGCGGAGGCGGAAGCCGCCGCCCGCGTGGCCGAGGACCGTCGCGTCGTCCTGCTCGCACCGCTCGCGACGTCGGAGACCGTTTCCCAGCAGCGCAGGTTCGTTTTTCAGGCCAACCCCACGTTCTCGATGCGCGGCCGGCTCATGGGCCGTTTCGCCGTGCGCGGCCTGCAGCTCCGCCGGCTGGGCCTGATCACCGACGGCGAAAGCCCCGAGGATCGCCTTCAGGCGGCGAACTTCGCCAACGAAGTGCTCGACCTGGGCGCGGAGCTGGTCTACGAGACCTATCTGGACGACTCCCGCTCGTGGTTCCGGCTGTCCGAAACGATGAACCGCGACTCGATCCGGCAGGCCGAAGCCGTCTTCCTGCCAATCACCGGCAGCAACGCGCCCACCCTCATCGGCGGCGCCCTCAGCAGCCTCGACCGGATCGGCGCGATAACGCGGGTGCTGGGCACCGTGTCGTGGCACAACCTGCCCATGGGCTCGCAGGCCAGCCATTACAACGTGACGTACACCAATGATTTCTACGTCGACGAGACGAGCCCGGCCAACCTGACCTTCGTCCAGCGCTTCGAGGATCTGGCGCGCCAGGCTCCATCGCGCATGGCGTATACGGGTTACGACGTGAGCACCTTCATCCTCCAGCGGTTCGAGCAGCGTCGCTACGATGCGCGCCCGCTCGTGGATCTGATCCACTCGGCACCGCCCTTCGAGGGGGTCGGTATCCGGCTCGATTTCCAGGAGGGCAACGTAAATCAGGCCATGTTCTACCACCGGTACGTCGACGGGACACCCACCCTCATGCGGTGA
- the bamD gene encoding outer membrane protein assembly factor BamD, producing the protein MRTLLTSATLFAVLLIAACGSSGRVNYTTPQEAFGKGRALFEQRKYEEAVPYFQGVFSFGRTHQWAADAQLYLARTYAANKDYLLAANEYDRFTRIYRADPRIPLAHYEWALTYYQLSPNSELDQTNTRRAIEEFQLFIERYPADTLVTDAQERITELRSKLAKKQFETARLYERRDLYEAAAISYETVFDKYPDTQWAQQALVGAIRTYIAFADQSVVSRRPDRLNEAIKNYDRLTQIFGDSPYLKEAEGLYEQAQSRLDAIVTPAASDTTAISSGS; encoded by the coding sequence ATGCGTACGCTTCTTACCAGTGCCACCCTGTTCGCCGTCCTCCTGATCGCCGCATGCGGCAGCAGCGGACGCGTCAATTACACGACACCCCAGGAGGCATTCGGAAAAGGACGCGCCCTGTTCGAACAGCGGAAATACGAGGAGGCGGTGCCTTATTTCCAGGGGGTGTTCAGCTTCGGACGCACGCATCAGTGGGCGGCCGATGCCCAGTTGTACCTCGCGCGCACCTACGCGGCGAACAAGGATTACCTCCTGGCCGCCAACGAATACGACCGGTTCACCCGGATTTACCGGGCCGATCCCCGCATCCCGCTGGCGCACTATGAATGGGCGCTGACGTATTACCAGCTGTCGCCCAATTCCGAACTCGACCAGACGAACACGCGGCGCGCCATCGAGGAATTCCAGCTCTTCATAGAGCGATATCCCGCCGATACCCTCGTGACGGACGCCCAGGAGCGGATCACCGAACTCCGGTCCAAGCTGGCCAAAAAGCAGTTCGAGACCGCCCGCCTCTACGAGCGCCGGGATCTGTACGAAGCGGCCGCGATCTCGTACGAGACCGTGTTCGACAAATACCCGGATACCCAGTGGGCGCAGCAGGCGCTCGTCGGCGCCATCCGTACCTACATCGCGTTTGCCGATCAGAGTGTCGTGAGCCGGCGCCCAGATCGACTCAACGAGGCGATCAAGAACTACGATCGATTGACCCAGATCTTTGGCGACAGTCCGTACCTGAAGGAAGCCGAAGGCCTGTACGAACAGGCGCAGTCCCGCCTCGACGCCATCGTCACCCCCGCCGCTTCCGACACGACCGCCATCTCCAGCGGCTCCTGA
- the nadD gene encoding nicotinate-nucleotide adenylyltransferase: MRVGIFGGTFNPPHFAHLILAEIIREQAELDRIRWIPTHTPPHKTAETPARHRLAMTRLAIAGNDAFEVSEIELERGGPSYTVDTLEALQRAEPDVAFSLLIGGDSLADFMTWRRPDEIVRRAPLIVYRRPGVTASPEAATRFADRIRYADAPAIDLSSQTIRERVQNGQSIRYLVPDSVRAYITRHGLYR, encoded by the coding sequence ATGCGCGTCGGGATCTTCGGCGGGACGTTCAATCCGCCGCATTTCGCGCATCTGATCCTGGCGGAAATCATCCGCGAACAGGCCGAACTGGACCGGATTCGGTGGATCCCCACCCACACCCCGCCGCACAAGACGGCGGAGACGCCGGCCCGGCATCGATTGGCCATGACGCGCCTCGCGATCGCCGGCAACGACGCGTTCGAGGTCTCGGAAATCGAACTCGAGCGCGGTGGCCCTTCCTACACCGTCGACACCCTCGAAGCCCTGCAGCGCGCCGAGCCGGACGTCGCGTTCTCCCTGCTCATCGGCGGCGACAGCCTGGCCGACTTCATGACGTGGCGCCGGCCGGACGAGATCGTGCGGCGCGCTCCCCTGATCGTCTACCGCCGGCCCGGCGTTACCGCATCCCCGGAAGCCGCCACGCGCTTCGCCGACCGGATCCGGTACGCGGACGCCCCGGCCATCGACCTGTCGAGCCAGACCATCCGGGAACGCGTGCAGAACGGACAATCGATCCGCTATCTGGTGCCCGATAGCGTCCGGGCGTACATTACGCGGCACGGGCTGTACCGCTGA
- a CDS encoding glycoside hydrolase family 3 protein has protein sequence MRLDRKAARIIFPRLGSNMPPPIPVEADFDRFRRMQEAYGFGGLVLFHGDLRTTPARLATLQQESDHPILVASDIERGAGQQLAGATLFPHARAFERLGADAETAVETFGAITASEARAAGIHIVFGPVADVNRDPRNPIIGTRAFGSDTEKAASLVRAYIRGCRRGGLLATAKHFPGHGNTHADSHAELPVVVDAEEVLVAHDLAPFRAAIAEGVELIMTAHVAYPALDASGTPATVSRPILHDLLRGRLGFQGAVVTDSLIMGAVRDRYATEAERAAALLQAGVDIILDPLDPPAAVRGVVEAVERGLVPEERLDDAIRRVEALWTARPAAGAPSDSADAHRAFSAEVARSALHSRRLTDEALRTGPDTLWIVLNPFARGTDRPAPYLASRLAEEAGSSWMEIGRDDDASVYETALLRARDAGAVVVAAIVKPAAWHAFGLPEPMHALATRIFASRPAVLAVLGSPQVMDTFPDAGVQVCSFSDVPASVDAIAEHILRVYLPR, from the coding sequence ATGCGCCTCGACCGGAAAGCGGCCCGCATCATCTTCCCGCGCCTCGGATCGAACATGCCGCCGCCGATCCCCGTGGAAGCCGACTTCGACCGGTTTCGGCGCATGCAGGAAGCATACGGCTTCGGCGGGCTCGTGCTCTTCCATGGCGACCTGAGGACCACGCCGGCGCGGCTCGCCACCCTACAGCAGGAGAGCGACCATCCCATCCTGGTGGCTTCGGACATCGAACGCGGGGCCGGGCAGCAGCTCGCCGGCGCCACCCTCTTCCCGCATGCCCGGGCCTTCGAGCGCCTCGGGGCGGACGCCGAAACGGCCGTGGAGACCTTTGGAGCGATCACGGCGAGCGAGGCGCGCGCCGCCGGCATCCACATCGTCTTCGGCCCCGTCGCCGATGTCAACCGCGACCCGCGCAACCCGATCATCGGCACGCGCGCCTTCGGGTCCGACACCGAGAAGGCGGCGTCGCTCGTGCGCGCCTACATCCGGGGCTGCCGCCGCGGCGGCCTGCTGGCCACCGCCAAGCACTTCCCGGGCCACGGCAACACGCACGCCGATTCCCACGCCGAACTGCCGGTGGTCGTGGACGCCGAAGAGGTGCTCGTCGCCCATGACCTGGCGCCGTTCCGGGCCGCCATCGCGGAAGGCGTCGAATTGATCATGACGGCCCATGTGGCCTACCCGGCGCTCGACGCCTCCGGGACGCCGGCCACCGTGTCTCGCCCGATCCTGCACGACCTGCTCCGGGGCCGGCTCGGCTTTCAGGGCGCCGTCGTCACGGACAGCCTCATCATGGGCGCCGTCCGCGACCGGTACGCCACCGAAGCCGAGCGCGCGGCGGCGTTGCTGCAGGCCGGCGTCGACATCATCCTGGACCCCCTCGACCCGCCAGCCGCCGTACGCGGCGTGGTCGAAGCCGTCGAGCGAGGACTCGTGCCCGAAGAACGGCTCGACGACGCCATCCGCCGGGTCGAAGCGCTGTGGACTGCGCGGCCTGCCGCCGGGGCGCCATCCGACAGCGCCGACGCCCACCGCGCGTTTTCCGCCGAGGTCGCCCGTAGCGCCCTGCACAGCCGCCGGCTCACCGACGAGGCACTGCGCACCGGGCCGGATACGCTCTGGATCGTCCTGAACCCGTTTGCGCGAGGCACCGACAGACCGGCTCCGTATCTGGCGAGCCGGCTGGCTGAGGAGGCGGGATCCTCGTGGATGGAGATCGGTCGGGACGACGACGCGAGCGTCTACGAAACGGCCCTCCTCCGCGCGCGCGACGCCGGCGCCGTCGTCGTCGCGGCGATCGTGAAGCCGGCTGCGTGGCACGCCTTCGGGCTGCCCGAACCCATGCACGCGCTGGCGACCCGGATCTTCGCATCCCGCCCGGCGGTCCTGGCCGTGCTGGGGAGCCCGCAGGTGATGGATACGTTCCCGGATGCCGGCGTGCAGGTGTGTTCCTTCAGCGACGTGCCCGCATCCGTCGACGCCATCGCGGAGCACATCCTGCGCGTGTATCTTCCCCGCTAA
- a CDS encoding PhoU domain-containing protein, which yields MEQARAEVQTMVETGRTMFAAATAYLLENEILSEDLKRLDTQINEGEQKMRRAVLEHLTMRPERDLVFSLKLISIVHEAERIGDLSKSLAKMADLAHKPRLGPLVSPLRSIRDDVLGLFNMIHEGFFKGNPEEARNIMTAHESLKLQAAQYITEVANQASITPNEAVVYAMSARMLSRVSSHLANIASTVVSPLDQMHRAPAAPEAP from the coding sequence GTGGAACAGGCGCGCGCGGAAGTCCAGACGATGGTAGAAACGGGCCGGACGATGTTCGCGGCCGCCACCGCCTACCTGCTGGAAAACGAAATCCTCAGCGAAGACCTCAAGCGCCTCGACACCCAGATCAATGAAGGCGAACAGAAGATGCGGCGCGCCGTGCTCGAGCACCTGACGATGCGGCCAGAACGCGATCTCGTGTTCAGCCTGAAGCTGATCAGTATCGTGCACGAAGCCGAGCGGATCGGCGATCTGTCGAAGTCGCTCGCCAAGATGGCCGATCTCGCGCACAAGCCACGTCTCGGCCCGCTCGTGAGTCCGCTCCGCAGCATTCGCGACGATGTGCTGGGCCTGTTCAACATGATTCATGAGGGCTTTTTCAAGGGCAACCCCGAAGAAGCGCGCAACATCATGACGGCGCACGAGTCGCTGAAGCTGCAGGCGGCCCAGTACATCACGGAGGTCGCCAACCAGGCATCGATCACGCCCAATGAGGCCGTCGTCTACGCCATGTCCGCCCGCATGCTGAGCCGCGTCAGCTCGCACCTCGCCAACATCGCGTCGACGGTGGTTTCGCCGCTGGACCAGATGCACCGCGCGCCGGCGGCTCCCGAAGCTCCCTGA
- a CDS encoding thioredoxin family protein encodes MAVESQPTELGTPAHAFDLPIANPWIDGEASTTRSLRQYDEAEVLVVVFTCNHCPYAVHVERALVALAKTYTPNEAQFVAISSNDATTHPEDRFDKMAERAREIGMPFPYLHDETQLTARAYGAVCTPDFFVYDKNRKLAYRGRFDETRPNMGTAHGGELRKVIEALLATGRYDGPQHPAMGCSIKWKRAD; translated from the coding sequence ATGGCCGTAGAATCTCAACCCACCGAACTCGGAACGCCGGCACACGCCTTCGACCTCCCCATCGCCAATCCCTGGATCGACGGCGAGGCCTCGACTACCCGTAGCCTCCGCCAGTACGACGAGGCCGAAGTGCTCGTCGTCGTGTTTACGTGCAACCACTGCCCGTACGCGGTGCATGTCGAACGCGCGCTCGTGGCGCTCGCGAAGACCTATACACCAAACGAGGCCCAGTTCGTCGCCATCAGCTCCAACGACGCCACGACACATCCTGAAGACCGCTTCGACAAGATGGCGGAGCGCGCACGGGAGATCGGCATGCCCTTCCCTTACCTGCACGACGAGACGCAGTTGACGGCGCGCGCCTACGGTGCCGTGTGCACGCCCGACTTCTTCGTGTACGACAAGAACCGCAAGCTGGCGTACCGGGGCCGATTCGACGAGACCCGCCCCAATATGGGCACCGCGCACGGTGGTGAACTGCGTAAGGTCATCGAAGCGCTCCTCGCCACCGGCCGATACGACGGTCCCCAGCACCCCGCGATGGGATGCAGCATCAAGTGGAAGCGGGCCGACTGA
- a CDS encoding Na+/H+ antiporter NhaC family protein: MDWIVLLPPILAIGLALWTREVYLSLFAGLWVGTTIIAGGNPILGLRELGDQLVAVFADAGNTRVVFFCVLVGSLIALVQASGGVEGFIRWAQARGWGTTRRGAELLAWVIGMLIFVESSITSLTVGAVSRSFFEKLRIPREKLAYYCDATSAPVCMMIPLNGWGAYILGLLAAQGIADTSAVQLLATSLAFNFFSWFTILFSLFLAITGWSFGSMRRAEARALATGQTLREGARPMIADEVAGLEPIAGAPFQMRDLVVPILVMVGMIFVGLWITGNGHLMAGSGSTSVLWAVTMGIGAAMLLYSIPRNGKRVMSPVEATGLILKGASGLLPVTILIVFAFALGQVSRELEMGPYLVGLIGGDGPAWWLPSAIFIVSGLVSFTLGSSWSAFAIMIPIALPLADGLGISPALMLGAVLSGGVYGDHASPLSDTTIISSMAAASDHIDHVNTQLPYTLLVAGLALVAFIVAGVFA, encoded by the coding sequence ATGGACTGGATCGTCCTGCTGCCTCCGATCCTCGCAATCGGGCTCGCGTTGTGGACGCGCGAAGTGTACCTCTCGCTCTTTGCCGGCCTGTGGGTCGGCACCACCATCATCGCCGGCGGCAACCCGATCCTCGGGCTCCGCGAACTGGGGGATCAACTGGTGGCCGTGTTCGCGGATGCGGGCAACACCCGGGTGGTGTTCTTTTGCGTGCTCGTAGGCAGCCTGATCGCCCTGGTGCAGGCATCCGGCGGCGTAGAGGGGTTTATTCGATGGGCGCAGGCCCGGGGCTGGGGCACGACACGACGGGGCGCCGAGCTGCTGGCGTGGGTGATCGGGATGCTCATCTTCGTGGAATCGAGCATCACGTCGCTGACCGTCGGCGCCGTGAGCCGGTCGTTTTTCGAGAAGCTGCGGATCCCGCGCGAAAAGCTCGCCTACTACTGCGACGCGACCAGCGCGCCCGTGTGCATGATGATCCCGCTCAACGGTTGGGGCGCGTATATCCTCGGCCTGCTCGCCGCGCAGGGCATCGCGGACACCTCGGCGGTGCAGCTGCTCGCCACCTCGCTCGCGTTCAATTTCTTCTCGTGGTTCACGATCCTCTTCAGCCTCTTTCTGGCGATAACCGGCTGGAGTTTCGGGTCGATGCGTCGCGCAGAGGCGCGAGCCCTCGCCACGGGGCAGACACTGCGCGAAGGGGCACGTCCGATGATCGCCGATGAAGTCGCCGGCCTCGAACCGATCGCCGGTGCGCCGTTTCAGATGCGCGACCTCGTCGTCCCCATCCTCGTCATGGTCGGCATGATCTTCGTCGGCCTCTGGATCACGGGCAACGGCCATCTGATGGCCGGCAGCGGATCCACCTCGGTGCTGTGGGCCGTGACGATGGGGATCGGCGCGGCGATGTTGCTCTACAGCATCCCGCGAAACGGAAAGCGGGTGATGTCGCCCGTGGAGGCGACCGGTCTGATCCTCAAGGGCGCGTCCGGTCTCCTGCCGGTGACCATCCTGATCGTTTTTGCGTTTGCGCTCGGGCAGGTCTCCCGAGAACTCGAAATGGGCCCTTACCTGGTCGGCCTGATCGGCGGCGACGGGCCGGCGTGGTGGCTGCCATCGGCGATCTTCATCGTCAGCGGACTCGTTTCGTTCACGCTGGGGTCGTCGTGGTCGGCCTTCGCGATCATGATTCCCATCGCCCTGCCGCTCGCGGACGGCCTGGGCATCTCGCCGGCGCTGATGCTGGGCGCCGTGCTTTCGGGCGGCGTCTACGGGGATCACGCCTCGCCGCTTTCCGACACGACGATCATCTCATCGATGGCCGCCGCGTCCGATCACATCGATCATGTCAACACGCAGCTCCCCTACACGCTGCTCGTCGCCGGCCTGGCGCTGGTGGCGTTTATCGTCGCCGGCGTTTTCGCATAG
- a CDS encoding phenylalanine 4-monooxygenase: protein MIDPNTTALLDDERSAFEKAGAESIDPRCVPQYLDGPPPIGPQIIPPAYAPADQETWRQLFERQMALLPGRAGEAYLNGVSLMGMTPAGIPALRDLSEALHRATGWQVARIPGLLHEKEFFELLAQRIFPSTDYIRGRHEIDYTPAPDCFHDMFGHMPMLTEPAFADFYQLFGQAALNARGADRPRLERLHWFTVEFGLIKQAEGLRIFGAGILSSKDEVVHALSDHVDVRPFSTDAITVQDYDVWHLQPILYVLESFDQLVDGFKTWAKGRGLV, encoded by the coding sequence ATGATAGATCCCAATACGACCGCCTTGCTCGACGACGAGCGTTCGGCGTTTGAAAAGGCGGGGGCCGAATCGATCGATCCCCGTTGCGTTCCCCAGTACCTCGACGGCCCGCCCCCCATCGGGCCCCAGATCATCCCCCCTGCCTACGCGCCGGCGGACCAGGAAACCTGGCGCCAGCTCTTCGAACGGCAGATGGCCTTATTGCCCGGACGCGCCGGCGAGGCCTACCTCAACGGCGTCAGCCTGATGGGCATGACACCGGCCGGCATCCCGGCGCTCCGCGATCTCAGCGAGGCGCTGCACCGGGCGACGGGTTGGCAGGTCGCACGCATCCCCGGACTGCTCCACGAGAAGGAGTTCTTCGAGCTGCTGGCCCAGCGCATCTTCCCCTCCACCGACTACATCCGGGGGCGGCACGAGATCGACTATACCCCGGCGCCCGATTGCTTCCACGACATGTTCGGCCACATGCCCATGCTGACAGAGCCGGCGTTCGCGGATTTTTACCAGCTCTTCGGGCAGGCCGCGCTCAACGCACGCGGCGCGGATCGCCCCCGGCTGGAGCGGCTCCACTGGTTCACCGTCGAGTTCGGCCTCATCAAACAGGCCGAAGGACTGCGCATTTTCGGCGCCGGCATCCTCTCGTCAAAAGACGAGGTCGTGCACGCCCTTTCGGACCATGTCGACGTGCGCCCCTTTTCCACCGACGCCATCACCGTCCAGGACTACGACGTGTGGCACCTGCAACCCATCCTCTATGTCCTCGAATCCTTCGACCAACTGGTCGATGGGTTCAAGACCTGGGCCAA